The Prochlorococcus marinus str. MIT 9301 genome segment TTCCTAATAATATTGTTAATAGATAAAGCATTAACTATAAACTGCCCTTTTATTGATAAGTGAAAATTATTCGTTTCATAAGAAACATTTACTTTAAGAAGTCTTATTTTATCTTGATAAATCATACTTTAAAAAAAACTGTTATTATTCAAAGAAAATTATCAAGAATTTTATGCATAGACAAGATGCAATTTACCTTGATCAGTTTTGTCCCAAGACAAGTAATAAAAATTGGAGAGAGTCACTTAATAAACTTACCAATTATAAATGCATTTATTGCGGTAAACCCTCAGAATCACTCGACCACCTTCACCCAATGTCAAAAGGGGGGATTAGCAGTACAAGTAATTGCGTACCATGTTGTTTGTCATGTAATGGAAAGAAATCAGATTCAGAAGTTCTTAGCTGGTACAGAAAACAAAATTTTTATGATCCTCGAAGAGCTATGGCGATACGAGCATGGTTTAATGATGATTTAAAACTAGCGTCAGTTCTTTTAAACTACTTACATTAAACAATGAATAATAAATTGATTGAGATTAGAAAAAATATTTTTGTATATCTTTGAATAGGATCCTTTTTTTAGCAAACATTGTTTTTATTAAATTATTCTTATACTTTCTGAATTTATATTATTGTTCTTAAAAATCGAGATATTAGAATAATCATCTTTCCACATTATTGGTGAATCTATAATCTTTCTCTCTGGAGACTTTACTGAAAAAATCAATCCAAATACAAAAAGAATAGTAATCAGAATTATAGTTAATACTAATTTGTCTGAAATATTATTCATTAACCTAATCTATCTTGAAAAATTTTTGTCAGGAGTAGTTTTTTCGTAAATTTCTAGAAAATATGATTTAAAATAATCAACTCCCTCCTTTCCAATTAATCCAAACGACCATCCACAATCATTTACTACTTGCAATGAAATTTGATTTGCCAAGTCACTTTTCTCAATCCATTTTTTCTGAGGATTGTAAGAGAAAGATATAATGTTTTCAGTTTTTACAATAGCTGATTTCATTGCTTCATCTTTAGAAAGACCATTTTGGATAGCATTGCAATATTTCTTAGAGAAATTATTAGTGATCCTATTTTGTAGCAAACTAACACTAGGATCGGAAGTATCAAAAGCTAAACCTATTGCAGGTTCTAATTGAAAAAATATAAATAAAATTAAGACAAAAAATAATTTTAACAACAGCTATTAGTCAATAGTTTATAAGTAATATAATAGTATTTTAAAATTATATTTTCAATTTAATCTGATAATTATTAAAAGCAAATTAAATTTCAATTTATTAATAATTAAAAGTATTGCGATAAGTTCAGTAATAATAGTCAGAGGTTTATTCGATTACAAATATGTACGAATCATTAATGACATTGCTATTTTTTCCTGATTGGACAAATGGATTACCTTCAGATTTCCTAATTCTTCATTTTTTTGTAGGAGCTGTGATTTTTCCATTTAACATGATTCATGCTAAAGCAAGAAAAATTGACAGTCAAAACCCACAGGAAGCCGCTAATGGGTATAAAAATTCAGACAATGTAACATTTTTTGGATACGAGGAAATCAATTAGATTTCCATAAAATTTATTTGAGGAATAAGTTATTTGATTATAATTTCCCTAAATACAGCTTTAGATCTCAAGATATTCAGTCCCAGTGAACCTATAGGAATATTCATAATTTTTGTAGGTTTAATATTCACTGGCATGATTTTCTATATTATTTATGCTGTAAGTACTAATAAAGAATCCTTAGAAGACAAAAAAATAAGAACTAAAAAAGAGTACTTACAAAAGGAGAGAATAGGAAAATTATTTCCTAAGAAAAAATAAATTTAATTGCTTTATTGCTATAAAGATATTTATTTATATTATTAATTATTAAATCAGTAGGATCTAAAAACATTAGTTTTAGTTCTCTTAAATCAAACATTTCCTAAAAATCTAACTATAACAAGAAGATTTTTTTTACGAGGACTTAATATTGTTAATTGCACAACTAATTTATTTTCATCTTGATCAAAAAATGTTAAAAAAGGGAAAAATTAATTTGAAATCTTGGAGAATTCACCTCAATATCTATTTCTTGCTAGTGGAGTGAATAATGGAGAGGGTTTTTGGATTGTGGGAATAAAAAATTGCGATGAAAATATCCTTGAAGATGAAAATCTTTTAGATTGCCATAGAAAAGAATTAATAGGTAATGAATCAGCGAAAGATATTCTTTTAGCTATTAATTTAAACGTAAATAATTTATTAAATGAACTAAGAAAAAAAAATTATTTAATTGCAAGACCTTCCATTGGGATTCCATTTGATATCCCTTTAGAAATCTTGGAAAATATTTTTGATTTCTGGTTAGATATTTATAAAAATCATGAAGCCTGGGAAGCTTGTTTAGGACTTCTTAAAGTTAGAAAAAGGATTCCTCTAACAAACCTAATTGAAAGCGAAAGTTTAAAGGGAAACTCTAAAAAATGGGCTAAAAAAATTGAAACTTTACATACTTATGTTCCTTCTTCAATTAAAAATGAAAAATTAAATGACCCCATGTGGGAATAATTTTATCTTTAAATACTAAAAATATTTACTTCACTGGATATTTAAGTAAAAATAAAATAAATAATAATTTAAAAATGAATAAACCATATTCTTTTAGTATCGATCAAATGAACGGGATAGTTGAGGATACATACGCCAAGATAATAAATGAATGTGAAAATTTAAAAAAAAATACAAATTGTCCAAATGAGCAAGTATTAGCACTTTTAAGTGTAATTGCCTCAAATTACACTACTGCACCAGAAAAAAACGAAAATTAAGATGATAAGTCATTATACTTGGAACGAATTTGATAAAAGCGTAGAACAAATAGCTAATAAATGTAGGTTTAAGGAATTTTCTGGAATATATGGAGTTCCTCGTGGCGGATTATGTCTCGCTGTAGCACTAAGCCATAAATTAAAAATTGAATTAATTTCAGAACCAATAAAGAATTCACTAATAGTAGATGATGTTTATGAAACAGGCATTACATTAACGACCTTCAAGAATATTGAAGGAGCAATGTTTTTTGTATTATTTAGCAAAATTAAACCTACATGGTGGAATACAGTGCATGTAACAAAAAAAAGTCAATGGATTGTTTTCCCTTGGGAAAATACTTTAAATTCAAAAAGTGACCGCGAAGAGTACATCAAAAAAAGAGGTTTAAGTTGAGAAAGAAATTATATTTGGCTAATCCATATGGATTTTCAAAACAAACTAAAACCCTTTTAAATGAATTTATTGAAATCTTCAATGATTTAAATGTAGAGGTATTTGAACCTTTTGAGAGAGCAAAAAGATTAATTCAACAAAAAAGGGAGTGGGCATATGAGGTTGCAAGAAGTAATTTCATTGATTTAAAAGAATGTGATTGTATTTTTGCAATTGTCAATGGAAATCCACCAGATGAAGGGGTAATGATTGAATTAGGTATCGCAATTGCTTTAAAAAAGGAAATCTTTTTATTTAGAGATGATTTTAGAAATTGTGCTGATAGCAATAAATACCCATTAAACTTAATGTTATTTCTTGGACTGCCTAAAGATAATTGGGAAAAATATTATTTTGAATCATTACAAGATATAAAAAGTAATAAAAAAAGATTTTTGGAGTGGGCTGAAAATTAGCAAAAAACCGTTAAACCAAAAGTAGGAGTTTTAAGTTTGAATATATCTGTCAAAGTGCTAGAATATATTTTATTTAGAAAATTTTGACACAAGTTACAGTCGGAGAGAACGAGGGAATTGAATCTGCCCTTAGAAGATTTAAAAGACAAGTATCTAAATCTGGAATTTTTGCAGATTTAAAAAGACTTAGGCATCATGAAACTCCTGTTGAAAAATACAAAAGAAAATTGCAACAGAGAAGAAAAGCAAGAAGAAGATAAGCTCCTAGAACTTATAAAGTTTTCGTAAATTTTTAATTTTAATAATTTTTTGTAGAAGTTTAAAAAAATTTAACTATTTAAGCTTCTTAAGCTTCTTAACAAGATTTATTCCAACGCCTGAAACGGCAAGAAGATCTTTTTCATCAGCAGCAATAACTGCCTTTGTTGTTTTAAATCCAGCCTCATACAAAGCTTTTGCGCTTTTTGCTCCAACACCTGGAAGTGTAGTCAAAGTTTCAATATTTTTCTTAGAATTTACTGCTTTAGTTTTAGATTTTGCTTTTGTTTTTGTTTTTGTTTTTGCGGACTTTGCTGCTTTTTTTTCTTTCTTTAAAGGCGGTGCAGGAGTTACTGCACTTTTAAATAAAATTGATTTTAGTTTGCCGAGAAATTTAGAAATCATTGCAATATATAAGTAATAAAATTAGCTATTCATTATAATAATATTAAATTCCAGAGGAATTAATAGAAAGACAATAACTAATTGAATAGAAATAATTTATTTACAATTATATAAAGACACACATTTAATATTTATGCAAGCTTAAGAGCCATTGCAAGGTATTCTAAATTATTCTAAAAACTAAAAAAAAGATAAAAAGTATATTCAAAAATTAAAGGTATTCATTAATAGTAAAGTTAAAATCTTAAAAAGAACAGATCAAAAAAATGAAGCTTATTTTAATAAGTGGACCTTCCGGAAGCGGAAAAACAACTTTATCGAATCAAATAATAAAAAAAATTAAAAATGGTATTGTGTTAAGTACCGACAATTACTATAAGACAGGATTAATAAGTAAATTACTATCAAAATTTGTAGAAGGTTTTTTTGATAGAAGTATTAGTTTTAATAACAAACTATTCAAAAAAGATTTTGATTTTATTTATATGAATGGAATTTCAATCTGTAAGCGTTATTATAATTTTGAAAAGAAATCAATTCAAAATATCTTAAACGAAACAAATAATATTAGTTTTATAATTGTTGAGGGTATATTTGCTAAAGAAATCTCAAACACTTTAAATAATAAGGATTATATTTTTTTAGAAATAAAAACTAAAAAAAATGAGTGCATGAAAAGAGTTGTCCAAAGAGATATAAAAGAAAGGGGGAAGGATAAAAAACAAGCTGAGAATGATTTCTTAAAATCATGGAGCATTTATTACGAAAAATTTAAACCTAATAGCCAAAAAAATAATACGAATAAATTCATTATTAAAAAAAACACTGATATAGATCCCATTCTGAAAAAATTATTTAATTAAGTCTTTAATTTTTTTCTCTAATATTAGAGCACTTAAAATTGAGCCTTCAATTCTGCCAAATCCATCTCCTTCAAACCAGTCTCCGCAAAATCCAATTCTATATCTTCTACTAAATTGTAAAGATAATGGTACGGCAAGGCCAGAAGGCTGTGAAGCTCTCCATTTCATAATAGATATTTTTTCATCATAAGTTAATTTATGGATTACAGAATTCTCTTCAAAAAGTTTATTGAAATTTGTAATTATTTTTTGTTTAAAAACTTCTTCATCTTTTGCACTTATATAAGAGTTAATTAACTCTGCGTTTTTTGAATGAACTACAATTCCTAATTTATTATTATCTTGCAACTGAAAAATAACTCTTTCAAATCTATATTTTTTTTCTAATTGATTTTTTAAATAAAAATACCTTTGTTTTTTATAATAAAAATCTTTATAACTATAATTTTCATTTGTGTAAATTAAAAAAGTTAACCTGGGAATAAATGTTTGTTCTTCTAAGTAATTTAATAGTAAATCTATTTTTTTATCATTATTAACAGGAATAGCTTTCCTTAATGGAATTTGATTAACGTTTAATATTTTTAAAGACCTCTTATGTAACAACAAATTAGTTGAACAAATTAAATATTTAGACTTGAATTTGACGCCATTTTTTGATGTTAGTAACCATTCCTTATCATTAAACTTCATATCAACTATAAAAGTTTCAAAGAAAAAATCAATTTTCTCTTTTAAATTATTTGAATCAATTATCTTTTTCGATAATTCACTCATGGAATCTAAAGATAGATAATTAACTCCGCAAGAAAATTCAGATTTTTTTACGGTTTCTAAATTAGAATCTTCATTTAGAAAAAATATATCTGAATCGTCAATTTTTATATATTTATTTTCCAATAATTCATCAATATATCTTTTTAATAGAAGATTATTTTTACTGTTAGATATATTAAAATTTGGAGAACCATGGTTTAGTTTCCATCCTTTATATTTTTTGCTTATTCTTGTACTTGATCTCCCTCCAAGACCGCGACCAATTTCAATTAATCCAACTTTTTTTGTAATATTATTTTTCAGATACTTCGAAGCAAAAACACAAGCGGATATACCTCCACCTATTATTAACAAGTCATATGTAACATCACTTTTCATAGGATTAATATTGACAAAAATTATCTTTCATTTTCTAAAAAACTATAAACAGAATCAAGTTTATCTGATGATGAAAAATCAGATTCAATTACAGGAGTAATATTATTACTTTTATAAAAACTAACTAAATCTCTTGTAAAATCAAGAAAATTATCTAAGGCAAATAAACACTTTTCTGATATGTATACCTCTTTCCAAGGACGAAATTTAAACCGCGATATAAATTGTTTAGAAGGAATAAATAAACTTCCAAATAGATTTAATCTTTCGTCTTTTGTTATTTTCTTGAGATAAGTCAACTCATTATGAAGAACTTTAATGTCTGTACCATATTGAAACCAAATTGAATTTATTAATCCAGTTGAAATTTTTCTTTCGAACCTCTCTCTTTCTGACGAAATATTATAATATTTTTTCAAATATGGATTGTAAGCTATACCTAATTTAACTTTTAAATTTTTTTCTTTTTTTAAATAAGATAATACATCAACTGAGTCAAAGTTTTTTTTCTTATTAGATCCCGACACTAACAGAATTTCATAATTTTGATTAGTCTGAGAACTTTTAACAAAATCTAAGAAATCCTGATACGATTTTTCTTTATTTTTTGAATATTGATGATAAAGACTATAGTGATAGGTCACATTAAATTCATAATAGTCTTTAGATATATATTTTATAGTTGAATTAAATAAATCCTTCTTTATAAGTCCTTTACATGGAATATTGATATTTTTTATATTATTTAATTTGCAGAAATTAAGTTTATTGTCTAACTGAGAAATATTTTTAAATGATAATTCAAATCTTATATTACTGTTCATTATTTAGTAGTCATAATTAATCACTCAACATATTAACGAAAACATGCATCTGCTACGATTCTTATTTTGGATGACGTCTTTTTATTATTAGACTTTAGAAAATAACTGGGGGAAATTTCTAATGCAGCTTTTAAAGAAATTTTATCTTCTGCAGATTTTGCAATAATTTGATTAAAACATTTCCAATTTTCTAGCATTACTAAACCGGGCCATGATAAATAAAGACCTACAAAAATCCCTAAAAATAAAAATAAAAAAAACCTCATAACAAATTAAACTTTTAATTTTACTAATTAAAATAAAAAACAATAGTTTAATTGTATTGAAAAATAATTAATAAATTATTTCCTTTCTTCTTTTCGTAGATATTTAATTTATGTAAGATTTTCATGAACTCGAGAGGTTAGAATAACAAAAAAAGTATTATTTCAGAATATGGCTAGCCAAGATTATCTTATTGCAATAGCTTTAATTGAGCAAAACTTAGTAAGAGCAATGCCTCTTGGAGGTAAAGAAATTAAAGATAATTTAGAGGAATCAGAAAATTTCAAGAAACTTGGAGAAGAGGTAATTTTAAATCTTCTAATGAGAGTTTTTCAAAGAAGTGATGAGGGTGCTTTAAAAAGGGCTTCTGAAGAAAAAGGTTTGCTTCTTGTTCATATGCATCCTAAAAGAATGCAAAAAGAACTTCCATTCATTAAATCTGAATGGATAAGAGATGGAGATACACAACAGTTTCTAAAATACCTTGGAAATCTTTCAAAAGAAGTATGGACTGCATCTTTCATAAAATACAAAGGGATTGAATTTACTTCTATCTCGAAGAATGAGGAAATCTAAAATATATTAAAAATATTTTCTTTTCAAAGAATTTCTTTCTTTACAATATTATTTTGCTTTGTAACTCTAAAGCAGTTTCTACCATTACCAAAATCAATTGAGGAATAGTCAAAATCATTTTTAATATGCAAGGCACAATTGCCCTCAATACATATACAAGTTTCAATAATTTCTCTCTGAATAACATCAAAAACGTAAGGTTCCCTCTCTTTCTCTTCATCGAAATGCGGGCAGGCAATTCCTTTAACGATGCCTAAGCAATCAATTATGGCTAATTCATTAGCATAAGAATCAGTTATACCTTTATCAAACCAACAAATAGCCCCAGCACTTACACCACTCATTACAATTCCTTTTTCATAAGCATTTCGCAAAATTTTATGTAAATTCCATTCTTTCCAAACAGCTAACATACTTTTTGTATTTCCTCCGCCAACATAAATGATGTCTTGAGTTGAAACTATCTCTTCTAAGTTTTCTGTCCTAGAAAAGAAATCAATATGGCTTGTTATACAATCAAGTTTAGAAAATGCTCTATAAAAATTTAATTTGTACAAACTACTATCACCAGAAGCTGTTGGAATAAAGCAAATTTTAGGTCTTTTTTTATTACTCAAAGAAACTATATATTTTTCAATTTCAAGAGAGCCTAATGATCGTCCAAACCCTCCTCCCCCAATTGCGACTATATTTTTACTAGGCATATTAAATAATGGAGTTGTATATGAATTTAAGACAAATTACCATTAAAGATCAACTGGAATTAAAGAAGGTTTATTTTGATTCAATTCAATCTTTAGATGAAAAAATTTATAGTAAAGAACAAAAAAGAGCTTGGTCTAGCCAAGCTTGGAATAACCCAAATTTTGATAAGTCACTAATTAAAGGAAAAGGATGGCTTATAAGTAAACAAGGAATTATTATTGCTTTTGCAACAAGATATCCCACTGATAGAATTGCGCTATTTTACTGTAAAGCTAAATTCCAAAGAAAAGGATATGGGTCTAAGTTACTTAATAAATTAGAAGATGAAGCAAATAAAGAAGGTTTAGAATATCTTTATACTGAAGCGAGCTTAATAAGTTATGAATTATTTCTTAAAAATGAATGGAAAATTATACGTAAAGAAAAAGTCATTATAAATAACATTTTTTTTGAAAGATATAAAATGACTAAAATCATAAAAATTAATTAATTAATTAATAATGTCTGACAAAAGCAAGGGATTAATTCTGATTCAAAGGGTTCTAATTTGGGCTTTATACTTTTTTTCAGGATTTATACTTTATTCAAACCAAGGTATTTTGCCTTCATTTATAATTACCTTCTCAAGAATTGTTTATCCATTATCTATTTTTTGGTTACAAATAAGAATTAAAAAAAGAACCAATTTTCTGCCTATCGATTCAAAAATGACTACTTCTCAATTGTGGTTCAATTTATTACCCGTTATTGCGTCTCTATTAACTGTAATTTTTTCATTAACTAATTTAGTCTTGTATATCCTTGGAAAATTAATTAACTAGTAAATAAATTAATTACTATTTTTTAGCCTTAGAAATTTTCTCTCATAAAAAACATAATGTAAAGAAATTTGTCTTTTACCTATATTTGTTTAAATTTTAAATAGTAATCAATAAAATCATGAAAAATATTTCATTAAAGGGAAATATTAATTTTGATAAAAAAAAAGATATAAACGATTATGAATTATTCTCTTTAAAAATCACAGATACTTTATATAAAAAAGATATTGGAAAATTCCTTGAGACTCTCTCTTCTCACTTTATTTAGAAAAATATTCTTTTTCTGATCTTCAAATTCAAACAGTCCGATTAATAAATAAGTATTTGAGGGATAATGAGTAAAACTTAAGAATACTCTTATGCAATTATTTCTTGCTGACTGCCAATTCCCAGATATCGAGAATCAAGTGAAAGCTTATCAATCATTTGTAGAAGCTTGGGAAAACGGTGAAATTGCAAAATCAGATAAAAAAGATAAATTTGAGATGTTATTTAGAGTTCATGCTCCGGGAGAGGGTAGAGTAGTTTGTTTATGTAAGGCTGAAGGTGATAAAGAAATTTTCGAGCATTTTGCTCCATGGAGAGCCAAATTTGGCATTCATATGGAATTTACACCTGTAATAAGTTGTCAAAATGTTGTTGATTACCATAAAGATTTGTTCAAAACTTTAGGATAATTAGCTTAAATCTAAAATTTATCGTGAATAAACCTTTTTCCAATCTTATTTATAAAAAAAAAGATAGAAATTTTCCTCCTTCAAAAAATAAGCTTAAGAACGAAGAAAACGTCAAATCTAAACCATTAATAATATTTGGTTTTATCATCTCGTTAACTTCCATCTTTTTACTTTTATTCACCATTAATAATAAATTTGGATGATATATGAGTAATTAGAACTATTACCTGGGAACAAATATGTTCTATTATTAATTAAAAATAACTAACTAAATGGCGTTTAACGAAGGAGGGATGGCATCAGGC includes the following:
- a CDS encoding phosphoribosyltransferase, which gives rise to MISHYTWNEFDKSVEQIANKCRFKEFSGIYGVPRGGLCLAVALSHKLKIELISEPIKNSLIVDDVYETGITLTTFKNIEGAMFFVLFSKIKPTWWNTVHVTKKSQWIVFPWENTLNSKSDREEYIKKRGLS
- a CDS encoding peptidase E, with the translated sequence MPSKNIVAIGGGGFGRSLGSLEIEKYIVSLSNKKRPKICFIPTASGDSSLYKLNFYRAFSKLDCITSHIDFFSRTENLEEIVSTQDIIYVGGGNTKSMLAVWKEWNLHKILRNAYEKGIVMSGVSAGAICWFDKGITDSYANELAIIDCLGIVKGIACPHFDEEKEREPYVFDVIQREIIETCICIEGNCALHIKNDFDYSSIDFGNGRNCFRVTKQNNIVKKEIL
- a CDS encoding HNH endonuclease — protein: MHRQDAIYLDQFCPKTSNKNWRESLNKLTNYKCIYCGKPSESLDHLHPMSKGGISSTSNCVPCCLSCNGKKSDSEVLSWYRKQNFYDPRRAMAIRAWFNDDLKLASVLLNYLH
- a CDS encoding NAD(P)-binding protein: MKSDVTYDLLIIGGGISACVFASKYLKNNITKKVGLIEIGRGLGGRSSTRISKKYKGWKLNHGSPNFNISNSKNNLLLKRYIDELLENKYIKIDDSDIFFLNEDSNLETVKKSEFSCGVNYLSLDSMSELSKKIIDSNNLKEKIDFFFETFIVDMKFNDKEWLLTSKNGVKFKSKYLICSTNLLLHKRSLKILNVNQIPLRKAIPVNNDKKIDLLLNYLEEQTFIPRLTFLIYTNENYSYKDFYYKKQRYFYLKNQLEKKYRFERVIFQLQDNNKLGIVVHSKNAELINSYISAKDEEVFKQKIITNFNKLFEENSVIHKLTYDEKISIMKWRASQPSGLAVPLSLQFSRRYRIGFCGDWFEGDGFGRIEGSILSALILEKKIKDLIK
- the rpsU gene encoding 30S ribosomal protein S21 — encoded protein: MTQVTVGENEGIESALRRFKRQVSKSGIFADLKRLRHHETPVEKYKRKLQQRRKARRR
- a CDS encoding DUF3303 domain-containing protein, coding for MQLFLADCQFPDIENQVKAYQSFVEAWENGEIAKSDKKDKFEMLFRVHAPGEGRVVCLCKAEGDKEIFEHFAPWRAKFGIHMEFTPVISCQNVVDYHKDLFKTLG
- a CDS encoding nucleoside 2-deoxyribosyltransferase, translating into MRKKLYLANPYGFSKQTKTLLNEFIEIFNDLNVEVFEPFERAKRLIQQKREWAYEVARSNFIDLKECDCIFAIVNGNPPDEGVMIELGIAIALKKEIFLFRDDFRNCADSNKYPLNLMLFLGLPKDNWEKYYFESLQDIKSNKKRFLEWAEN
- a CDS encoding GNAT family N-acetyltransferase; amino-acid sequence: MNLRQITIKDQLELKKVYFDSIQSLDEKIYSKEQKRAWSSQAWNNPNFDKSLIKGKGWLISKQGIIIAFATRYPTDRIALFYCKAKFQRKGYGSKLLNKLEDEANKEGLEYLYTEASLISYELFLKNEWKIIRKEKVIINNIFFERYKMTKIIKIN
- a CDS encoding uridine kinase family protein — its product is MKLILISGPSGSGKTTLSNQIIKKIKNGIVLSTDNYYKTGLISKLLSKFVEGFFDRSISFNNKLFKKDFDFIYMNGISICKRYYNFEKKSIQNILNETNNISFIIVEGIFAKEISNTLNNKDYIFLEIKTKKNECMKRVVQRDIKERGKDKKQAENDFLKSWSIYYEKFKPNSQKNNTNKFIIKKNTDIDPILKKLFN
- a CDS encoding helix-hairpin-helix domain-containing protein encodes the protein MISKFLGKLKSILFKSAVTPAPPLKKEKKAAKSAKTKTKTKAKSKTKAVNSKKNIETLTTLPGVGAKSAKALYEAGFKTTKAVIAADEKDLLAVSGVGINLVKKLKKLK